One part of the Oceanihabitans sp. IOP_32 genome encodes these proteins:
- the rpmA gene encoding 50S ribosomal protein L27, whose translation MAHKKGVGSSKNGRESESKRLGVKIFGGQAAIAGNIILRQRGNTHHPGENVYQGKDHTLHAYVDGIVKFKKKKDNKSYVSVEPFEV comes from the coding sequence ATGGCTCATAAAAAAGGAGTAGGTAGTTCTAAGAATGGTAGAGAATCAGAATCGAAACGTTTAGGTGTTAAGATATTTGGTGGACAGGCTGCCATTGCAGGAAACATTATATTAAGACAACGTGGCAATACGCATCACCCAGGTGAAAATGTATACCAAGGTAAAGATCATACTTTACATGCCTATGTTGATGGTATTGTAAAGTTTAAAAAGAAAAAAGATAACAAATCTTATGTTTCTGTTGAACCATTTGAGGTTTAA